The Candidatus Methylomirabilota bacterium sequence CGGCTTCTCCGTCGCGCTCCAGCCGCCCGTCCTGCTCTACGCGTTCATCGGGTGCGTGGTCGGGACCTTGGTCGGCGTGCTGCCGGGCGTGGGCCCCCTCGCCGGCATCAGCCTGCTGCTGCCCGCCACCTTCGGGCTCACCGCGACCAACGCCATCGTGATGCTGGCAGGCATCTACTACGGCGCCATGTACGGCGGCTCGACCACCTCCATCCTGATGCGCATCCCGGGGGAGGCCGCCTCGGTGATGACGTGCATCGACGGCTACGCGATGGCGCGCAAGGGGCGCGCAGGGGCGGCGCTGGCCATCGCCGCGATCGGCTCCTTCATCGCCGGCACCGTGAGCGTGGTCGCGCTCATGCTGCTGGCGCCGCCCCTCGCCAACTTCGCGCTCCGGTTCGGCCCGCCCGAGTACTTCGCGCTCCTCCTCCTCGGCCTGCTCGTCCTCGCGTACATGAGCGGCGGCTCGATGGTCAAGTCGCTGGCGATGGCCGTGCTGGGGCTCCTCCTCGGCATGGTCGGCATCGATCAGATGTCCGGCTACTTCCGCTTCGCTTACGGTGTGATGGAGCTGGGCGACGGCTTGGGCGTGGTGCCGATCGCCGTCGGGCTCTTCGGCATCGCCGAGGTGCTGGCGACGGCGGGGCAAGAGGTGCCGCCCAAGGTCCTCAAGCCGAAGCTGCGCGAGCTCCTGCCATCCCGCCAGGAGTGGCGTGACTCCGTGATGCCGATCGGCCGCGGCACCGTGCTCGGCTTCCTCATCGGCATCATCCCGGGCTCGGCCCACATCATCGCGAGCTTCGTCTCCTACGCGGTCGAGCGCCGGCTGAGCCGCCATCCCGAAGAGTTCGGCCAGGGCGCCGTCGCCGGCGTCGCCGGCCCCGAGTCGGCGAACAACTCGGCGACGTCCGGCGCCTTTGTGCCCATGCTCGCGCTCGGCGTCCCGTCCGGTCCCATTCCCGCGGTGATGCTGGCCGCCCTCATGGTCCACGGCGTGTCGCCGGGTCCGCTCCTGATCAAGCAGCAGCCCGAGCTCTTCTGGGGCTTCATCGCGTCCATGTACGTGGGCAACCTGATGCTCCTCGCGCTCAACCTGCCGATGGTGGGCATCTTCGTGAACGTGCTCCGCGTCCCCTACTCGTTCCTCTACCCTTCCATCATCATGTTCTGCGTCGTCGGCGTGTACGCCGTGAACGGCAGCGTGGTGGACGTGTGGATCGCGCTCATCATGGGCGCGCTCGGCTATATTCTGAGAAAGCTCGGCTTCGAGACGGCGCCCATCGTGCTCGGCGCCATCCTCGCGCCGATGATCGAGCTCGCGTTGAGACAATCCCTCGCGATGTCGGACGGCCAGTACGCGATCTTCGTCTCGCGGCCGATCTCCGGCACGCTCCTGGCTTTCGGCGCCGCCCTGCTGCTCCTCAACCTGGTCTCGTGGATGGTGCGCGGGCCAGACTGGCGCCGGCGCATCCCGCTCGACGAAAAGGGAGAAAACCTATGACTCGACTCCGACCCATCCTGTCCGTGCTTGCCGTCTTCGTCCTCGTCGCGGGCGCGCCGATTCAACCGGCCGCGGCGCAGGAGCCCTACCCCTCGCGGCCGATCAGCCTCGTCGTGCCGTTCCCAC is a genomic window containing:
- a CDS encoding tripartite tricarboxylate transporter permease; translated protein: MAETLQNLALGFSVALQPPVLLYAFIGCVVGTLVGVLPGVGPLAGISLLLPATFGLTATNAIVMLAGIYYGAMYGGSTTSILMRIPGEAASVMTCIDGYAMARKGRAGAALAIAAIGSFIAGTVSVVALMLLAPPLANFALRFGPPEYFALLLLGLLVLAYMSGGSMVKSLAMAVLGLLLGMVGIDQMSGYFRFAYGVMELGDGLGVVPIAVGLFGIAEVLATAGQEVPPKVLKPKLRELLPSRQEWRDSVMPIGRGTVLGFLIGIIPGSAHIIASFVSYAVERRLSRHPEEFGQGAVAGVAGPESANNSATSGAFVPMLALGVPSGPIPAVMLAALMVHGVSPGPLLIKQQPELFWGFIASMYVGNLMLLALNLPMVGIFVNVLRVPYSFLYPSIIMFCVVGVYAVNGSVVDVWIALIMGALGYILRKLGFETAPIVLGAILAPMIELALRQSLAMSDGQYAIFVSRPISGTLLAFGAALLLLNLVSWMVRGPDWRRRIPLDEKGENL